The following are encoded together in the Poseidonibacter lekithochrous genome:
- the pnuC gene encoding nicotinamide riboside transporter PnuC, whose amino-acid sequence MIESFLNNIIESLNYVSNWEAIAMALAIAYLILAIKQNIWCWPAAFFSTLIYSIIFFDVSLLMDSALNVYYLIMAIYGWYAWKYGGRLQNNELEVSTYGLIKNIKIIALLSVISLVFGFIMSNYTSADFAYIDSFTTIFAVFSTYMLAQKILENWIYWIVIDFISIYIYIQKGLNLTAILFVIYTILAFVAYRRWKVEYETSKA is encoded by the coding sequence ATAATCGAAAGTTTTTTAAATAATATAATTGAATCATTAAACTACGTATCAAACTGGGAAGCAATAGCTATGGCTTTAGCTATTGCATATTTAATACTTGCAATAAAACAAAATATATGGTGTTGGCCAGCTGCATTTTTCTCTACACTAATTTATTCAATCATTTTCTTTGATGTTTCACTTCTAATGGATAGTGCATTAAATGTCTACTATCTAATAATGGCTATTTATGGTTGGTATGCATGGAAATACGGAGGAAGATTACAAAATAATGAACTTGAAGTAAGTACTTATGGTTTAATCAAAAACATCAAAATCATTGCCCTGCTTTCGGTAATTTCACTTGTATTCGGATTTATAATGAGTAACTATACTAGTGCAGATTTTGCATATATTGACTCTTTTACTACTATATTTGCAGTATTCTCTACATATATGTTAGCTCAAAAAATACTGGAGAACTGGATATATTGGATAGTTATTGATTTTATTTCTATTTATATCTATATTCAAAAAGGTCTAAATCTGACAGCTATCTTATTTGTAATTTATACAATTTTAGCCTTTGTTGCATACAGAAGATGGAAAGTAGAGTATGAAACTTCAAAAGCTTAA
- a CDS encoding diguanylate cyclase, producing the protein MRNKNFIIFSIITVIFVFTLFIVNYINYSKINYIEISKKVLYEKATSLFNNIVNTRQWASNHGGVYIKAHDGMKPNPYLKDNHIYTKDNELLIKINPAWMTRQISELSNKKEKYYFRITSLQPINPNNMPDKFEKRALKFLENNPNQTNYSSIEEDKYHYLGTLLVKKSCLSCHQSQGYKEGDIIGGLRVSIPIDTYNENVQLITSKTDLLYMITFLTSIAFISIFTFAVQSIYNREKNILRLNKTLEKKVKDRTKELSKANEQLTQISMQDFLTNIPNRRYFFKVGSQSFNVAKRERYKISLVCIDIDFFKRVNDTYGHQIGDEILKLVSSTMNKQIRKADILARTGGEEFVILLHNVDASGAFVLAEKIRESIFDTPYIKRDYHINTTVSIGISEIEKDDKDLDDLVAKADEALYVSKQQGRNRSTIYKRT; encoded by the coding sequence ATGCGAAATAAAAATTTTATTATCTTTTCTATTATTACCGTAATTTTTGTTTTTACTTTATTTATTGTAAATTATATTAATTATTCTAAAATAAATTATATTGAAATATCAAAAAAAGTCTTATACGAAAAAGCTACATCTTTATTCAATAACATTGTAAATACTAGACAATGGGCTTCTAATCATGGTGGAGTTTATATAAAAGCACATGATGGAATGAAACCTAACCCATATTTAAAAGATAATCATATTTATACTAAAGACAATGAGCTACTAATAAAAATAAATCCAGCGTGGATGACAAGACAAATTTCTGAATTATCTAATAAAAAAGAGAAGTATTATTTTAGAATTACGAGCTTACAACCAATTAATCCTAATAATATGCCAGATAAGTTTGAAAAAAGAGCATTGAAATTTCTTGAGAATAATCCTAATCAAACAAACTATTCAAGTATTGAAGAAGATAAATATCATTATCTAGGAACTTTACTAGTAAAAAAATCATGTTTATCTTGTCATCAAAGTCAAGGTTATAAAGAAGGTGATATTATTGGTGGATTAAGAGTAAGTATTCCTATTGATACTTATAATGAAAATGTACAATTAATTACTTCAAAAACTGATTTATTATATATGATTACTTTTCTTACATCAATTGCTTTTATTTCAATTTTTACATTTGCTGTTCAATCAATATACAATAGAGAAAAAAATATTCTTAGATTAAATAAAACCCTAGAGAAAAAAGTAAAAGATAGAACAAAAGAACTCTCTAAAGCCAATGAGCAATTAACGCAAATCTCTATGCAAGATTTTCTTACAAATATTCCAAATAGACGATACTTCTTCAAAGTCGGTTCTCAATCTTTTAATGTTGCAAAAAGAGAAAGATATAAAATTAGTTTAGTTTGTATTGATATTGATTTCTTCAAAAGAGTAAATGATACTTATGGGCATCAAATTGGAGACGAAATATTAAAACTAGTTTCTTCAACTATGAATAAACAAATTAGAAAAGCAGATATTTTAGCAAGAACTGGGGGAGAAGAGTTTGTAATATTATTACATAATGTAGATGCTTCAGGGGCTTTTGTATTAGCTGAAAAAATCAGAGAAAGTATATTTGATACACCATATATAAAAAGAGATTATCATATTAATACAACAGTTAGTATTGGTATATCAGAAATAGAAAAAGACGATAAAGACTTAGATGATTTAGTAGCTAAAGCAGATGAGGCATTATATGTTTCAAAACAACAAGGTAGAAATCGTTCAACAATCTATAAAAGAACATAA
- a CDS encoding SprT-like domain-containing protein: MFFKNLQKFFFITTISALALLVYLWYQDYSFIKNPLNKNIQQQIKTKQQELKYLAYTKLQIKRDFPLIISDQMSAKRFGMTIYDRKGQIKIYLNKKRFQENSQYMITHVLPHEYAHAIMFELKDFSKVNSGHTRRWQNICRKLNGKKCDRFVDNEDILIEKTNPFK; encoded by the coding sequence GTTTTTTAAAAACTTACAAAAATTCTTTTTTATAACAACTATTAGTGCTCTTGCACTTTTAGTTTATCTTTGGTACCAAGACTACAGCTTTATTAAAAACCCACTAAATAAAAATATTCAACAACAAATAAAAACAAAACAACAAGAACTTAAATATCTTGCATATACTAAACTACAAATAAAAAGAGACTTCCCTCTTATTATTTCAGATCAAATGTCTGCAAAAAGATTTGGTATGACAATCTATGATAGAAAAGGTCAAATAAAAATATATCTTAATAAAAAAAGATTTCAAGAAAATAGTCAATATATGATTACTCATGTTTTACCACATGAATATGCACATGCAATAATGTTTGAATTAAAAGACTTCTCAAAAGTAAACTCAGGACATACAAGAAGATGGCAAAATATTTGTAGAAAACTAAATGGTAAAAAATGTGATAGATTTGTAGATAATGAAGATATATTAATTGAAAAGACGAATCCTTTTAAATAA
- a CDS encoding glutathione peroxidase produces the protein MSVYDYKVKNIEGQEISLSKYEGKVLLIVNVASKCGFTSQYEGLEKLFQDYKDEEFMILGFPSNQFGSQEPGSNKEIQEFCRLTYGVDFDMFAKVDVNGENEIPLYTYLKKEASGIFGTTGIKWNFTKFLIDSKGKVIERYGSSTKPVEIEPEIKKLLGK, from the coding sequence ATGAGTGTTTATGATTACAAAGTTAAAAATATAGAGGGACAAGAAATTTCTCTATCAAAATATGAAGGAAAAGTACTTCTTATTGTAAATGTTGCAAGTAAATGTGGCTTTACATCTCAATATGAAGGATTAGAAAAACTATTTCAAGACTATAAAGATGAAGAGTTTATGATATTAGGTTTTCCTTCAAATCAGTTTGGAAGTCAAGAACCAGGATCAAATAAAGAGATACAAGAGTTTTGTAGATTAACTTATGGTGTTGATTTTGATATGTTTGCAAAAGTAGATGTAAACGGAGAGAATGAAATTCCTTTATATACTTATCTAAAAAAAGAAGCATCAGGAATATTCGGCACTACTGGTATCAAATGGAACTTTACAAAATTTTTAATTGATTCAAAGGGTAAAGTAATTGAGAGATATGGATCTAGTACAAAACCTGTAGAAATAGAACCAGAAATAAAAAAACTTTTAGGAAAGTAG
- a CDS encoding choline/ethanolamine kinase family protein, translating into MKLQKLKRYELFSNEELLNLKLLKTQGLCNTIYKLKSSRNDYLIRVFKHYHQDEHSRKKEFKIQKKAFKKGIASKPYLLDEKKELMICDFIKGSHKEKLKKQDIKALVKSLKKLHSIKINQPKYDLKKDFENYGKKLKDKEAKKLIKEALSELKKLKKYKFEAVLSHHDLNQQNILFHNSKVKFIDWEFSCINDRFFDIANICIEFKLNKSQETQVLKSYFKRLKPKHTLKLTSYKIIYTNLWKLWFLNYKK; encoded by the coding sequence ATGAAACTTCAAAAGCTTAAAAGATACGAACTATTTTCAAATGAAGAGTTGTTAAATCTAAAACTATTAAAAACTCAAGGTTTATGTAACACTATATATAAATTAAAAAGTTCAAGAAATGATTATTTAATAAGAGTATTTAAACATTATCATCAAGATGAACACAGTAGAAAAAAAGAGTTCAAAATACAAAAGAAAGCTTTCAAAAAAGGTATTGCTTCAAAACCCTATTTATTAGATGAAAAAAAAGAGCTTATGATTTGTGATTTTATAAAAGGTTCACATAAAGAAAAACTAAAAAAACAAGATATAAAAGCCCTTGTAAAAAGTCTAAAAAAATTACATAGTATTAAAATAAATCAGCCTAAATATGACTTAAAAAAAGATTTTGAAAACTATGGGAAAAAACTAAAAGATAAAGAAGCAAAAAAGCTTATAAAAGAAGCTCTAAGTGAGCTAAAAAAGCTAAAGAAATACAAATTTGAAGCAGTTCTATCTCACCATGATTTGAACCAACAAAATATTTTGTTTCACAATAGTAAAGTAAAGTTTATAGATTGGGAATTTAGCTGTATCAACGATAGGTTCTTTGATATAGCAAATATTTGTATAGAATTCAAGCTAAATAAGTCTCAAGAAACACAAGTATTAAAAAGCTATTTCAAACGGTTAAAACCAAAACATACACTTAAATTAACTAGCTATAAAATCATATATACTAATCTTTGGAAGCTTTGGTTTTTAAATTATAAAAAATGA